In Sporosarcina psychrophila, a genomic segment contains:
- a CDS encoding YjdJ family protein → MSFRVIIQLVLASILLLFSTGVAWYEGSALLEHSWEWKHTALFSGIVNGQLENANDILSIDYFMYAAKFAPVFPLLMLLSGTYLIILLGYSLLKRNHKVFTYYLASISVLFLVLGGFLSNSPTSGLKIIFAILLFIGILFLVTALVRLVNNKVKEIS, encoded by the coding sequence ATGTCTTTTAGGGTAATCATCCAATTGGTTTTGGCATCAATTCTTTTACTATTTTCTACTGGGGTAGCATGGTATGAAGGTAGCGCACTACTAGAGCATTCTTGGGAATGGAAACATACCGCGCTTTTTTCTGGAATAGTGAATGGACAACTGGAAAATGCAAACGATATTCTGTCAATTGATTATTTTATGTATGCAGCTAAATTTGCACCTGTATTTCCTTTGCTAATGTTGTTAAGTGGGACATATCTCATAATCCTCCTGGGGTATAGCTTATTAAAACGTAACCATAAGGTGTTCACATATTACCTTGCTTCTATTAGTGTTTTATTCCTGGTATTAGGCGGTTTCCTGTCTAATTCTCCAACTAGCGGTTTGAAAATTATTTTCGCTATTCTTTTGTTTATCGGTATTTTATTTTTAGTTACTGCGTTGGTTAGACTAGTTAATAATAAGGTTAAAGAAATAAGTTAG
- a CDS encoding HAD family hydrolase, with protein sequence MIKAIIFDLDDTLLWDKKSVETAFEKTCEHAAQVHDLNPAKLEEAVRLEARKLYESYDTYEFTQMIGINPFEGLWGTFNDEGDYFQKMKAIVPGYRKEAWTNGLQRIGINDEDLGSTLAELFPQERKKHPYLYEETFEVLDSLKDTYKLVLLTNGSPSLQHTKLEVTSELVPYFDQIIVSGAFGVGKPDASIFQHVLTENGVTAEEAIMVGDNLMTDILGASRVGMRSVWINRENKLPSEEVVPTYEINHLEKLYPILEELNKKQAVQ encoded by the coding sequence ATGATAAAAGCGATTATTTTTGATTTGGATGATACATTATTATGGGATAAAAAAAGTGTAGAAACCGCATTCGAAAAAACATGTGAACATGCAGCCCAAGTACATGATCTTAATCCTGCTAAACTTGAAGAAGCTGTCAGATTGGAAGCGAGAAAGCTTTACGAATCGTATGATACCTATGAATTTACTCAGATGATTGGCATTAACCCATTCGAAGGCCTCTGGGGGACATTCAATGATGAAGGGGACTATTTTCAAAAAATGAAAGCAATTGTTCCAGGCTATCGTAAGGAAGCGTGGACAAATGGACTTCAGCGAATCGGCATTAATGATGAAGACCTTGGCAGCACGTTAGCAGAATTATTCCCACAGGAACGGAAAAAGCATCCTTATCTATATGAAGAAACATTCGAAGTGCTGGACAGTCTGAAAGATACATACAAGCTTGTACTATTAACAAATGGTTCACCAAGTTTACAACACACGAAACTTGAAGTCACATCCGAACTCGTTCCTTATTTTGACCAAATCATCGTCTCAGGCGCATTCGGAGTAGGAAAGCCCGACGCATCTATTTTTCAACATGTGCTTACTGAAAACGGTGTAACTGCAGAGGAAGCAATAATGGTAGGCGATAATCTAATGACGGATATTTTAGGAGCATCACGTGTCGGAATGCGTTCTGTCTGGATTAATCGGGAGAATAAACTGCCCAGTGAAGAAGTTGTACCGACTTATGAAATTAATCATTTAGAAAAGTTATATCCTATCCTTGAAGAGTTGAATAAGAAACAGGCTGTCCAATGA